The genomic DNA ATGCCCTTCGTGGGCGAATCCGGCTCCCGCGGCCGGGTCGGCGCGAGATCGGCGCGAGATCGGCGCGGGGGCGGTACGGGTCCGGCGCGGGTCAGCCGGTCGGACGACCCGTCAGGACCGTACGGGCCCCGGCGTGGTCGCCGGTGGCCAGCAGCAGCTGGGCCGTCCGGTGACGGGTCTCCAGGGCGAGGGCCGGGTCGGTGCTGTCGAGCGGATGCAACTGGGGCACCAGGGAACGGAGTTCGGCGAGTGCGGCGGTGTGGTCGCCGAGCCGGTCCAGGCACTGCGCGGCCTCGATGCGCAGGCGCAGGGTCTGCGGATCGGTCGGGCCGGCGTCGGCGGCGGAGCGCTCGGCCAGCAGCCGCAGCTCCGGGAGCGCGGCGTGGAAGCGGCCGGCCTCCATCAGCGTCGCGGCGTACTGCCTGCGCAGCATGTGGACGACGGTCGCGTGCGGGCCGTGGGTCCGTGCGGCGGCGGTCAGGGCGTCGCCGAGCACGTCCACGGCGTCGGTGATCCGGCCGGTGTCCAGCAGTCGCTTGGCCTCCTCGACGGCGGCGGCGAGGTCGGCGTTCCCGGTGGTGGTCGGCGCGGCGGCGCCGGGAGCGGCAGGGGTCGGACCGGCAGCGGCCGGGGCGGGCGCGGACGGCCGGGGCGGGCGCGGGGGAGGCCCGCCGTGCCAGGGCGCGTACGGCTGCCGGAACGGCCGGGTCGGGTCCATCGGCACGCCGGGGCCGTCGAGGGCGGACGGGACCGCCGCGGGCAGCAGGGGTTCCAGCGCGCGGTGGACCTCGGCCGCGTCCGCCGGCCGGTCCCGCGGGTCCTTGGCGAGCAGGCGCAGGACCAGGTCCTCCAGCGGCTCCGGCACCTCGGGCCGGAGCCGGCGCAGCGGCACGGGCGCCTCGTGGAGGTGCTGGTGCAGCACGGCGAGGGGCGTCGGGCGGGCGAACGGGACGGTGCCGCCGAGCAGTTCGTGCAGGATGACGCCGAGCGAGTACAGGTCGGTGCGCGGGCCGACCTCCTCACCGAGGGCCTGTTCGGGGGCCATGTACGCCGGGCTGCCGATGTGCGAGCCGGTGAGGGTGAGCCGGGTGGTGTCGGCGCCCAGGACGGTGACGAGGCCGAGGTCGAGCACGACCAGGGTGCCGTCCGGGCGGACCATGACGTTGCGCGGCTTGAGGTCGCGGTGGACGGCGGGCACCGCGTGGACGGCGGCCAGCACCGGGCAGAGCTGCGCCGCCACGGCGACCGCCCACGGCCAGGGGTACGGCTCGTGCTCGGCCAGGTGCTCGGCCAGGTCCGCGCCGCGGACGTGCTGCATCACCAGGTAGAGGTCCTCGCCCTCGCAGGCGGCGTCGTGCACGGTGACCAGCCCGGGGTGGTCGACCTGGGCGGTGACCCGGCACTCCCGGCCGAAGCGCCGCCGCAGTTCGTCGGACTGCTCCGGGCCGGAGATCCGGTCGGGCCGGAGCAGCTTGACGGCCACTTGCCGGTCGAGGGTGCGGTCGTGGGCCGCCCAGACCTGTCCCATGCCGCCCTGCCCGATGAGCGTCACCAGCTCGTAGCGCCCGGCGAGGAGCCGACCCTTCACGGGCGGTCCTGCCGCTGGAGGTAGCTGCTCAACTCGTCCAGCCCGGCCCGGACCTGCCCGATGCGGTCCTGCGGCGGCGGCACGGCCGCGGGCGGGTACGCCGGCGGGACGGGCGCCGGCACGGCCCGGGCCGGGTCGGGCAGGGCCGCGTCGGGCCAGGCCGGCCGGTGGGGCAGGGTGCCCGCGGTCGCCCCCGGGCGCGGCCGGAGGCGGACGGCGAGGACGTACGCCGAGACGAAGACCGCGTTCCCGAGCAGGAACACCATGCCGACGGTGGTCCGCCAGTCGTCCGCGGTCCCGACCAGCGCCATGCCGCCGACGGACGCCACCCCCGTCCCGGCGAACAGCAGCCAGTCGCGGACGCGGCGGTGCACCAGCGCCGGCCACAGCATCGGGACCCAGGCCAGCATGCCGAGGCTCGCCAGCGAGACGGCGGCGAGCACGATCCGCGCGGCCATGGTCCACGCCCGCACGGCGCGGCTGGGCCCCGGCGGTGTCGGGTCGGGGCCGTACATGGCGGGACTCCTGGTCGGCGGGTCGGCGGGTCGGGTCGGCGGTGTGCCGGGGTCAGCCTACCGATCCCCGCCGCCGGGGCGTCCGCCGCACCGGGGGCGGGCTCAGGAGGGGCCCACGCTCCCGTCGGTCAGTCCGTCGTACAGGCCCTGGACCAGCAGTTCGCCCAGTCGGGCGGCCGACCGTGACGCCTCCTCGAAGGCGGCGACGGAGCGGAACCGCTCGCCGTAGCGCCGCTGGTCGGCGGGCGGCAGCCGCGGCACCTGGAGCCTGCGCACGTCCAGCCGGGTCGCGGACGAGGTGAAGCTGCTGGCCTGCCGGCTGTTGGCGGTGCTGCGCAGGAACCCGGCGAGGAACCACGGGTCCAGGACGGCGGGGTCGGTCCGCAGCAGGTACACGTTGCGGCCGAGTGCGGCACCCGCGGTGGCGTCGTCGATCACCCGGGCGGTGGCACCCCGCCCGAGCGCCGGGATCACCACGTCGCCGGCCCGGACGAGGACCGGCTCCTCCGACGCCCCGTCCGGCAGCGCGCCGGACGGCGCGCCGCCGGTCACGACGTCGTGCTCGGTCAGGACCGGCGGGCCGCCGCCCGGGCCGGACCCGGGGCCGCCGGTCAGCACCGACAGGGCCCCGGTCCGGGCGAGTTCGCCGATGCTCGTCATCGCCCAGTGCGCGGGCGGGCCGGGCGTTCCGGCGGTCGGTGCCAGGTCCAGGGCGTGCCGCAGGGCGGCGGTCAGCCGGTCGCGGACCTCCTCCACGCCCTCGCCGGCGTCCGCCGCCCGGGTCGGCAGGTGCCGGGCCGGGGTCACGTCCACGTCGTCGTCCAGCAGGTCGACCAGGGGGACGGTCCGGCTGACGCCGGGGCGGTCGGGTGCGGAGCCGTCCCGGTCGAAGGCGTGCCACGCGTCCAGGACCGTGCCGCGGAGCTCCTGCCACGGCACCCTGTCCTGGCCCTCGGAGCGGTCGGCGACGTCCACCACCAGGAGCTGCTGCGGTGCGGGCGTGTCGGCCGCGGGCCTGCGCAGCACCCACAGGTGCAGCGGGATCCCGAACGGCGGTGCCGCGCCCGCGGGCAGCGCGACCACGGCCCGCAGCGCGCCCCGCCGCAGCAGGTCGGCCCGGATGCGGCGGCCCGAGCGGCGGGACGCGGCGGCGGGCGGCATCAGCAGGACGGCGGCGCCGTGCTCGCGGACGCGGGCGAGGGCGTGCTGCACCCAGGCCAGCTCGGACTCGGTCCGCGGCGGCAGGCCGTACTCCCAGCGGGGGTCGTAGGCGAGTTCCTCGTGGCCCCAGGCGCGCTCGTTGAACGGCGGGTGGCACAGCACGGCGTCCGCGCGCAGCCCGGTGTGCTCGTCGGCGCGGAGGCTGTCGCCGACCCGGATCCGTACGGGGGCGTCCGTGTGCAGGGCGAGGCGCAGCGCGGTGAGCGCGGCGAGGTCCGGGTCGGCCTCCTGGCCGGCCACGGTGGTGGCGGTGCCGGCGGCCAGCAGCAGCCCGCCGTATCCGCAGGCGGGGTCCAGCACCGGGCCGGCCGGGCCGGCGAGTTCGGCCATCAGCTCGGACAGCGGCGCGGGGGTGAGCGTGTACTGCCGGGGCCCGGCCTCCAGGTGGCGGCCCATCAGGAACTCGTACGCCGGGCCGGCGCCGAGTTCGTCCGCGAGCTGCGCGCCGCCGCGCACCAGCGGCAGGCGCCCGGTGAGCCCGGGCCCCTCGGGCACCGGGACCGGGTGGCCTTCGCCCAGGCGGGCCCGGAGGGCCTCGGCGAGCGCGTCGGGCAGCTCGCGGCCGAGCCGGGCGTCGTCCGCGGCGAGCAGCCGCCGCCACTCGGCGGGACGGGCGTGGAGCAGCAGGACGGCGCCGACCAGGCGCAGGGCGGCGGCGGCCCCGCCCGGGTCCTGTTCGACCTGCTGCCAGACCAGTTCCCGCAGGGGCACCTGGTCGACCTTGCCCTGCTCGCGCAGCCACTGCTCCACCTCGGCCAGGTCGAACACCGGGCTGGTGTCGGTGCCGCCGACGGGCTTGGGGAAGTCGCTGTGCCGGCGCCGCCAGTTGCTGACGGCGGCCCGGCCGACCCCGGCGAAGCGCGCGATCCCGGCCGCGGTGACTTCGGTCCTGTTCTCCGGCACTGACTGACCCTCCAGCGGCTGCGCGATCACGGCGATCGGATTCTACAACCTGCCTCACGGAGGGATCGCGTGTTGACGCGGTTCACACGTCATGGTCTGATTGGCGCGCCGCTCACCCAATCTTCTCGTTCGAAAGGTGCACAGCCTCATGTCGCAGCTGTTCCGCCGGACCGCCCTCCTCGCCTGCACCACCGGTGCGATCCTCGGCCTCGGCGCCTGTGCCTCCGGAGCCGCCCACGACCCGGCCACCAAGGGCGCCTCCCCGGCCGCCGCTACCGGCTCCTCCGCCTCGCCGATCCCCGGCCCGGCCGCGGGCACCGACGGCCTGCCCAACGGCGACAAGCTCAACGCGATGCTCCTGCAGGCCGCCGCGCTCCCCCCGACGCTCCGGCTCGACGCCACCGGCACGAAGAGCACCGGCAACGGCTTCAACCCGCCCCTCGCGCCGTCCGCCGTCCCGGCCTCGGAGGCCTGCACGATGCTCGGCGGCACGGCGTGGATCCGGGTGGCCGGGATCGAGGGCGCCTCCTTCGCCCAGAACGACTACATGGACGACTCGCAGAACATGTTCGCCCAGGAGCTGAACGCCTTCCGGGGCGGCGACGCGCAGAAGGCCATGGCCGGCCTCAAGCAGGCCGTCACCGGCTGCCACAGCTTCACCGAGGAGCAGAACGGCCAGAAGTTCGCGGTGACCGCCGCCCTCAAGGACCTGCCCGGTGTCGGTGACGAGGCCTTCCAGGCCACCCTCACCTCGCCGGACTGGACCGGCGGCACCACGCTGGTCGCCGCCCGGGTCGGCAGCGTCGTGGTCACCACCCTGTACAACGACCAGAAGTCCACCGGGGCCGCCGGGGTGGACCTCACGAAGGCCCTGGTCAAGAACGTCGCCGCCGCGCACTGAACGCGAGGCCCGGCCGGCGCGGCGACGTCCGCGCCGGCCGGACCGGCGATGCCGCCGGAGACGGGCCCGACACCGCAGGGGAGCGCCGGGCCCACCTCCGCTCCGCCGGGCCACGGGCGTTGTGGGACGCCCGCGGTCCGGCTCCCCCCGCATCCGCCGCCGACCGCTCCGGGCCGACGGGCCGGGCGTAGAGTGCGGGGAGTCGAACGGGGGAGGTGCGGCATGCCGCAGCGTCAGGCGGTGGTGGTCGGCGCCGGGATCGGGGGCCTGACGGCCGCCGTCGCCCTGCTCCGGCGCGGCTGGCGGGTCACCGTCTGCGAACGCGCCCCCGAACTCCCGGCCACCGGCGCCGGGATCGGCCTCGCGCCCAACGCCCTGCGCGCCCTCGCCGCGATCGGCAGCGACGCCGCGCACGCCGCCGGCAGCGCCGTGCCCGCCGCGATGGGGGTGCGCCGCGCGGACGGCCGATGGCTCACCCGGGCCACCACCGCCGAGCTGGCGGCCCGCTACGGCACACCCCCGATCGCCGTCCCGCGCCCGGCGCTCACCGCGGCGCTGGCCGCCGAACTGCCGCCGCAGGCCGTCCGGTTCGGCACCGCCGTGACCGCCGTCGACGACCCGGAGGGCCGCCCGACCGTCCGCACGGACGGCGGCCCGGACCTCCCCGCCGACCTGGTGGTCGCCGCCGACGGCATCCACAGCCCGCTGCGCCGGGCCCACTTCCCGGGCCACCCCGGCCTGCACTACCTCGGCGAGCGGGCCTGGCGGGCCCTGGTCGACGCCCCGGACCTGCGGATCCCGGCGATGAGCGAGACCTGGGGGCGGGGCGGGCGCTTCGGCATCACCCCGCTCTCCGACGGCCGGTACTACCTCTACGCCACCACGCCCGCCCCGGCCGGCACCCGGTCGGCCGACCCCGGCGCCGAACTCCGCCGCCGCTTCGGCGCCTGGCACGACCCGATCCCCGACCTGCTGGACCGGGTCGAGCGCCTCGACCCCGGCGCCGTCCTGCAGAACGACCTCTACGACCTGGCCGCCCCGCTCCCGCGCCTGCACCACGGCCGGATCGCCTGGCTCGGCGACGCCGCCCACGCCATGGCCCCCAACCTCGGCCAGGGCGGCTGCCAGGCCGTCGAGGACGCGGTGGTCCTCGCCCACCTGCTGCCCGCCGGGGACACCGCCGAGGGCCCGGACACCACCCCGGCCGCCCTCGCCGCGTACACCGCGGCCCGCCGCGACCGCACCGACGCCGTGCGCGTCCGGGCGCGCCGGGTCGGCCGCCTGGGCGCCCTGCGCAGCCCGCTCGCGGGGGCGGCCCGCGACCTGGCGGTCCGCGCCACGCCCACCCGCCTGGCGCTGCGCGGCATGGACGACCTGTTCAACGGGTTCCGCCTGCCCGGGTAGCGGCCCCCCGCGGCGGGTGCGGCGCGTCGGCCCGCGCGTCCGTCGTGCCCGGGTACAGGACTGCGAGGATCCGCTCGAAGCGGGCGACCATGTCGGCCGCGCTCTGCTCGGGACGGTGCTGCCACCACGCCACCGCGGCGCTCACGTTGCCGTACCACAGGTGCGTGGCCAGGTCGGCGTCCAGCGGATCGCCGGCCGGGGGGAGGCCGAGGACTTCGCCCACGCCGATCGCGCCCAGGCGGTTGAGCTCCCGCCGGTGGACGGCGGCCGCCTCGTGCAGCGGGCCGTGCGCGGGCACGGTGGTGTCGTAGACCAGGGTCCACTCGTACACCCGCGACTCGAGCGTCCGGAAGATCGCCTCCAGGGTGCGGGCGGCGCGGGTGAGGTCCGAGGGCCCCCGCTGCGCGGACCGCACCGCGTCGACCAGCCGGGTGCCGGCGCGCTCCAGGCAGGTCAGGTACAGGCCGTCCTTCGACGCGAAGTACTCGTAGATCATCGGCTTGGTGATCCCGGCCCGCGCGGCCACCTCCGCGGTCGAGCCGCGCGCGTACCCCTTGCGGCCGAACTCCTCCGCCGCCGCGTCCAGGATCAGCCGCTCCCGCTCCCGGCGGGGCATTCCCTTGGTCCCGACCCTGCGGGCGGCCCCCGGCTGGTTGCTCATGCCCGCATCCTATGCCAATCTGACCGCTCGGTAACTTACCTGGCGTTCAGATGGGGGGCGGACGTGAGCGGCAGCGCGACGCGGTCGTGGTGGGGATGGGGCAACGTCGAGGACGCGGTGGTCGGCGCGGAGCGCGCGGAGCTGACCCGGCGCGCCGCCGCGATGCTGCCCGGCGCCGACCTGACGGTCCATCGCGCGCCGCCGGTCCAGGCCCTCGGAGTGGGCCCGGCCCGCATCGGGGCGCCGAGGGCGCTGGCGGGGATCGCCTCGCAGGACGTGCGCGACCGGCTCGCGCACAGCCACGGTCAGGCGTTCCGCGACGTGGCCCGCGCCCTGCTGGGCCGGCTGCCGCACGTGCCGGACCTGGTGCTGCGCCCGACCTCGGAGGAGCAGGTCGTGCAGGTGCTGGACTGGTGCGCCGGGGCGGGCGTCGCGGTCGTCCCGTTCGGCGGCGGCACCTCGGTGGTCGGCGGCGTCGAGCCCCGGGTGGGCGACGGGTACGCGGGCGCGGTCAGCCTCGACCTCACCGCGATGGACCGCGTCCTGGAGGTCGACCGCACCAGCCGGGCCGCGCTGGTCCAGGCCGGGGTGCTCGGCCCGCACCTGGAGCGGCAGTTGCGCCCGCACGGGTACACGCTGCGGTTCTTCCCGCAGTCCTTCGAGTTCTCCAGTCTCGGCGGCTGGCTGGCGACCCGGGCCGGCGGCCACTTCGCCACCGGGCCGACCCACATCGACGACCTCGCCGAGTCGCTGCGGGTGGTCACGCCCGCCGGCGCGGTGGAGAGCCGCCGGCTGCCCGCCTCGGGCGCCGGGCCGTCGCCGGACCGGATGTTCCTCGGGTCGGAGGGGGCGCTCGGCGTCATCACCTCGGCCTGGGTCAGGCTCCAGGACCGCCCGCGGTGGCGGGCCGGCGCCTCGGTGGGCTTCACCGACCACGACGCAGGCGTCCGGGCGGTGCGGGCGCTCGCCCAGTCCGGGCTCGATCCGGCCAACTGTCGCCTGCTGGACCCGATGGAGGCCCTGATCAACGCGGGCTCGCCGAACTCCGTCCTGGTGCTCGGCTTCGAGTCCGCCGACCGTCCCGTCACCGCGGAGCTGGAGCGTGCCCTGGAACTGTGCGCGGACCACGGCGGCGTCCCCACCGGGCCGCCGCGCTCCACCGACGGCGCCGACCGGGCCGCCCGCGACGCCGCCGCCGACACCTGGCGCGCGTCCTTCCTGCGGATGCCCTACCAGCGGGACGCCCTCGCGGCGCAGGGCATGATCGTGGAGACCTTCGAGACGGCCTGCACCTGGGACCGCCTCGACGCCCTGCGGGCGGCGGTCACCGCCGCGGCCGAGGACGCGATGCGCCAGGTCGGCGCCGTCGGTGTGGTGACCTGCCGCTTCACCCACGTCTACCCCGACGGGCCCGCCCCATACTTCGGCGTCTACGCGGCCGGCCGGTGGGGCAGCACCGTCGAGCAGTGGGACGAGATCAAGGCGGCGGTCTCCGAGGCCCTGCTCGCCCACGGCGGCACCATCACCCACCACCACGCGGTCGGCCGGGACCACCGGCCCTGGTACGACCGCCAGCGCCCCGACCTGTTCGCCGCCGCGCTGCGGGCCGGCAAGGCGGTCCTCGACCCGTCGGGGATCCTCAACCCCGGCGTGCTCCTCGACCCGGCCCCGGTGAGCACGGCCGCCCGTTGACACCGCTCGCCGCCCGGCCGTGGAGAGGGCCGGGCGGCGAGCGGGACTCAGCCGACCACCGCCGGCGAGCGGAGCTCCGCCGGGGCGGCCTGCGGCTGGTAGGACTCGCTGTGGCCCTCGACGTGCAGCTGGGGCAGGCGGCGGTCCAGCCAGCCGGGCAGCCACCAGTTGCCGCGCCCGAGCAGGTGCATCACGGCCGGCACCAGCAGCAGCCGGACCAGCGTCGCGTCGATCAGGATCGCCGAGCCCATGCCCACCCCGATCACCTTGATCGGCAGGTCGGGGGCGGGGACGAAGGCCGCGAACACCGCGACCATGATGGCCGCCGCCGCGGTGATCACCCGCGCGGTGCCCGCCAGGCCGCTGACGATGGACTCCGCGTTGTCGTTCGAGCGAAGCCACGCCTCGCGCATCCGGCTGACCAGGAAGACCTCGTAGTCCATCGACAGGCCGAACAGCACGGCGAAGGTCAGCACCGGGACGAACGCGGGCAGCGGCGTCGGGTTGTCGATGCCGATCAACTGCCCGGCCGTGCCGCCCTCCAGGACGAGGGCGACCACGCCGTACGCGGCGCCGACCGAGAGCAGGTTCATCACCGCCGCCTTGAGGGCGACGGCGACACTGCGGAAGGCCACCAGCAGCAGGAGCATCGACACCGTCACCACGCCGCCGACCAGCAGCGGGATGCGGCGGGAGATGTTGTCGGTGCTGTCGATCGCGCTGGCGGTCGCCCCGCCGACGTGGACCTGCACCCCGGGGGCGGCCGCGGCGGGGATGACGCGGTCGCGCAGGTCGCGGACCAGGTCCTTGGTGGCCCCGGACTGCGGACCGCTGTCCGGAACGACCGTCAGCAGCAGCGACCGGCCGTCCGTCCCGGGCACCGGCGGGCTGACCGCCGTGACGCCCGGCGCCGCCCGCAGCGCGGCGGTCAGCGAGGTCGCCGCGTCGGCGGGCGCGCCCGGTGCCAGCTCGGCGACCAGGACCAGCGGACCGTTGCTGCCCGGACCGAACCCGGCCGCGACCGCGTCGTACGCCATCCGGTTGGAGCGGTCGGCGGGGTCGTTGCCCGCGTCGGGGAAGCCGAAGCGCACCCCGAGGAACGGCGCCGCCAGCGCCAGCAGCACGACGACCCCGGTCACCGCGCCGAGGACGCGGTGGCGCTCCACCAGCCGGCTCCAGCGCAGCCAGCCGCTGCCCACCGCGGGCCCGGCCGAGGAGGCGCGGCGCCGGGGCAGCGGCAGCCGCAGGCGCTCGATGTGCCGCCCGAGGTAGCCGAGCAGGGCCGGGAAGAGGGTGGCGGACGCGGCGATCACCACGAACACCGACAGGATCGCCGCGACCGCGGCGCCGCGCATGAACGACAGGCCCATCGCGAACAGACCGAGCATGCTGACCACCACGGTCATGCCGGCGACCACCACCGCGCGGCCCGCGGTGTCCAGCGCGGCGACCGCGGCGGCCTCCGGCTCCAGCCCCTCGGCCCGCCACTCGCGGAACCGGGTGACCAGCAGCAGCGCGTAGTCGATGCCGACGCCGATGCCCAGCATCGCCGCGAGCGAGGTCGACCAGTCCGGCACCGGCATGATCGCCGCGAGGACCGGCAGCAGGGCGCTGCTCACCGCGAGCCCGCCCAGCGCCGTGAGCATCGGCAGGCCGGCGGCCACCACCGAGCCGAAGGTGACCACCAGGATCACCGCGGCCGCCGCGATGCCGATGCCCTCCGAGCCGATCGCGCCCTGCTCGGCCTGCTGGACCGCCATGCCGCCGAGGTGGACGCGCAGTCCGCCGTCCGCGGCGCGCGCGAGGTCGAGCAGCCGCTGGGTGTCCGCCTTCGGCATGTCGGGGGCGTTGGCCACGTCCAGGTGGATCTGCCCGAGTGCGGTGCGCCCGTCGGGCGACACCTTGCCGCGCGGGCCGAACGGGTCGTCGACGCCGCCGACGTGCGGCACTTCGGACATCCGGGCGATCAGGCCCCGCACCTTCTCGCGGGTGGCGCCGTCGGTCAGCCCCGCGTCGGACTGCAGCACCAGACTGACCGCCTCGCCGCCGAGCCCCGGGAAGTCCCGGGCCAGCAGCTGCTGGGCCTGCTTGGAGTCCGAACCCGGCGCGGTGTAGTCGGCGCTGTACTTGCCGCCCAGGCCGGCCGACAGCCCGAACGCCACGACGGCGGCCAGCAGCCACAGCAGCACGGTGCGGCCCCGGTTGCGGAAGCACCAACCCGCTATTCGGCCGAGCGGTCCCGGTCGGTGAGGCCCGGACTCCGCGGCGGTCGCCCGCCGGTCGTCCCGCGGTCCCTCGGACATGATGTCCTCCGTACGTCGAGAGGGGCTGCGCCCCCCGGAAAGCGTTACGCTTCATAACGCAGCTTATGAAGCGTAACGTTTCCTCCGACGGGTACGGATTGTCAACGTGGCGCCTGCCGCACCGAGCCGATGGAGATGCGATGACGGACGGGTCGACCGACGAAGGGGGCCTCAGCCGGCGTGAGCGGCTGCGCGCCGACACCGTCGAGGAGATCAAGCACGCGGCCCTCGGCCTGATCGCCGAACACGGCAGCGCCAACCTCCGCTTCACCGACATCGCCCGGACCATGGGGATGACGGCGCCCGCGCTCTACCGCTACTTCGCCGACCGGGACGAACTGCTGACCGCGCTGGTCGCCGACTCCTTCGACGACCTCTCCGACGCACTGACCGAGACCCGGGCCACCGTCGCGCCCGACGACCTGGACGGCCGCTTCCGCGCCACCTGCACCGGCTACCGCACCTGGGCGCAGCGCAACCCCGAGCGCTTCGCCCTCATCTTCGGCTCCCCGGTGCCCGGCTACGCCGCCCCGCCGGACGGCCCGACCGTGGCCGCCGCCAAGCGGGCCATGGAGCACATGGTCGAACTCGTCGCCGACACCTCCCGGCGCGGCCGGCCCGCCGGCCCGCTGGTCCCCGACCCGGGCGAGGCGACCATGCTGGCCTGGGCCACCGTCCACGGCTTCGTCACCCTGGAGGCGTACGGCCACTTCCACGCCCTCGACGAGGCGGCCCGCGACCGCCTCTTCGCCGTCCAGGCCGCCGTCGCCGCCCGCACCGCCGGCCTGGCACCGCCGGCGTAGCGGCCCCGGTCACCGGGGCCGGGTCAGGTGAAGGTGCCGAGCACGGTCAGGTCGCCGCCCGCGGCGTCCAGGGCGGGGGCGGCCTGTTCCCCGGCGGTGAGGTGAC from Kitasatospora terrestris includes the following:
- a CDS encoding serine/threonine-protein kinase, whose amino-acid sequence is MKGRLLAGRYELVTLIGQGGMGQVWAAHDRTLDRQVAVKLLRPDRISGPEQSDELRRRFGRECRVTAQVDHPGLVTVHDAACEGEDLYLVMQHVRGADLAEHLAEHEPYPWPWAVAVAAQLCPVLAAVHAVPAVHRDLKPRNVMVRPDGTLVVLDLGLVTVLGADTTRLTLTGSHIGSPAYMAPEQALGEEVGPRTDLYSLGVILHELLGGTVPFARPTPLAVLHQHLHEAPVPLRRLRPEVPEPLEDLVLRLLAKDPRDRPADAAEVHRALEPLLPAAVPSALDGPGVPMDPTRPFRQPYAPWHGGPPPRPPRPSAPAPAAAGPTPAAPGAAAPTTTGNADLAAAVEEAKRLLDTGRITDAVDVLGDALTAAARTHGPHATVVHMLRRQYAATLMEAGRFHAALPELRLLAERSAADAGPTDPQTLRLRIEAAQCLDRLGDHTAALAELRSLVPQLHPLDSTDPALALETRHRTAQLLLATGDHAGARTVLTGRPTG
- a CDS encoding N-6 DNA methylase, with amino-acid sequence MPENRTEVTAAGIARFAGVGRAAVSNWRRRHSDFPKPVGGTDTSPVFDLAEVEQWLREQGKVDQVPLRELVWQQVEQDPGGAAAALRLVGAVLLLHARPAEWRRLLAADDARLGRELPDALAEALRARLGEGHPVPVPEGPGLTGRLPLVRGGAQLADELGAGPAYEFLMGRHLEAGPRQYTLTPAPLSELMAELAGPAGPVLDPACGYGGLLLAAGTATTVAGQEADPDLAALTALRLALHTDAPVRIRVGDSLRADEHTGLRADAVLCHPPFNERAWGHEELAYDPRWEYGLPPRTESELAWVQHALARVREHGAAVLLMPPAAASRRSGRRIRADLLRRGALRAVVALPAGAAPPFGIPLHLWVLRRPAADTPAPQQLLVVDVADRSEGQDRVPWQELRGTVLDAWHAFDRDGSAPDRPGVSRTVPLVDLLDDDVDVTPARHLPTRAADAGEGVEEVRDRLTAALRHALDLAPTAGTPGPPAHWAMTSIGELARTGALSVLTGGPGSGPGGGPPVLTEHDVVTGGAPSGALPDGASEEPVLVRAGDVVIPALGRGATARVIDDATAGAALGRNVYLLRTDPAVLDPWFLAGFLRSTANSRQASSFTSSATRLDVRRLQVPRLPPADQRRYGERFRSVAAFEEASRSAARLGELLVQGLYDGLTDGSVGPS
- a CDS encoding FAD-dependent oxidoreductase, with amino-acid sequence MPQRQAVVVGAGIGGLTAAVALLRRGWRVTVCERAPELPATGAGIGLAPNALRALAAIGSDAAHAAGSAVPAAMGVRRADGRWLTRATTAELAARYGTPPIAVPRPALTAALAAELPPQAVRFGTAVTAVDDPEGRPTVRTDGGPDLPADLVVAADGIHSPLRRAHFPGHPGLHYLGERAWRALVDAPDLRIPAMSETWGRGGRFGITPLSDGRYYLYATTPAPAGTRSADPGAELRRRFGAWHDPIPDLLDRVERLDPGAVLQNDLYDLAAPLPRLHHGRIAWLGDAAHAMAPNLGQGGCQAVEDAVVLAHLLPAGDTAEGPDTTPAALAAYTAARRDRTDAVRVRARRVGRLGALRSPLAGAARDLAVRATPTRLALRGMDDLFNGFRLPG
- a CDS encoding TetR/AcrR family transcriptional regulator translates to MSNQPGAARRVGTKGMPRRERERLILDAAAEEFGRKGYARGSTAEVAARAGITKPMIYEYFASKDGLYLTCLERAGTRLVDAVRSAQRGPSDLTRAARTLEAIFRTLESRVYEWTLVYDTTVPAHGPLHEAAAVHRRELNRLGAIGVGEVLGLPPAGDPLDADLATHLWYGNVSAAVAWWQHRPEQSAADMVARFERILAVLYPGTTDARADAPHPPRGAATRAGGTR
- a CDS encoding FAD-binding oxidoreductase, giving the protein MSGSATRSWWGWGNVEDAVVGAERAELTRRAAAMLPGADLTVHRAPPVQALGVGPARIGAPRALAGIASQDVRDRLAHSHGQAFRDVARALLGRLPHVPDLVLRPTSEEQVVQVLDWCAGAGVAVVPFGGGTSVVGGVEPRVGDGYAGAVSLDLTAMDRVLEVDRTSRAALVQAGVLGPHLERQLRPHGYTLRFFPQSFEFSSLGGWLATRAGGHFATGPTHIDDLAESLRVVTPAGAVESRRLPASGAGPSPDRMFLGSEGALGVITSAWVRLQDRPRWRAGASVGFTDHDAGVRAVRALAQSGLDPANCRLLDPMEALINAGSPNSVLVLGFESADRPVTAELERALELCADHGGVPTGPPRSTDGADRAARDAAADTWRASFLRMPYQRDALAAQGMIVETFETACTWDRLDALRAAVTAAAEDAMRQVGAVGVVTCRFTHVYPDGPAPYFGVYAAGRWGSTVEQWDEIKAAVSEALLAHGGTITHHHAVGRDHRPWYDRQRPDLFAAALRAGKAVLDPSGILNPGVLLDPAPVSTAAR
- a CDS encoding MMPL family transporter, with the translated sequence MSEGPRDDRRATAAESGPHRPGPLGRIAGWCFRNRGRTVLLWLLAAVVAFGLSAGLGGKYSADYTAPGSDSKQAQQLLARDFPGLGGEAVSLVLQSDAGLTDGATREKVRGLIARMSEVPHVGGVDDPFGPRGKVSPDGRTALGQIHLDVANAPDMPKADTQRLLDLARAADGGLRVHLGGMAVQQAEQGAIGSEGIGIAAAAVILVVTFGSVVAAGLPMLTALGGLAVSSALLPVLAAIMPVPDWSTSLAAMLGIGVGIDYALLLVTRFREWRAEGLEPEAAAVAALDTAGRAVVVAGMTVVVSMLGLFAMGLSFMRGAAVAAILSVFVVIAASATLFPALLGYLGRHIERLRLPLPRRRASSAGPAVGSGWLRWSRLVERHRVLGAVTGVVVLLALAAPFLGVRFGFPDAGNDPADRSNRMAYDAVAAGFGPGSNGPLVLVAELAPGAPADAATSLTAALRAAPGVTAVSPPVPGTDGRSLLLTVVPDSGPQSGATKDLVRDLRDRVIPAAAAPGVQVHVGGATASAIDSTDNISRRIPLLVGGVVTVSMLLLLVAFRSVAVALKAAVMNLLSVGAAYGVVALVLEGGTAGQLIGIDNPTPLPAFVPVLTFAVLFGLSMDYEVFLVSRMREAWLRSNDNAESIVSGLAGTARVITAAAAIMVAVFAAFVPAPDLPIKVIGVGMGSAILIDATLVRLLLVPAVMHLLGRGNWWLPGWLDRRLPQLHVEGHSESYQPQAAPAELRSPAVVG
- a CDS encoding TetR/AcrR family transcriptional regulator, with the protein product MTDGSTDEGGLSRRERLRADTVEEIKHAALGLIAEHGSANLRFTDIARTMGMTAPALYRYFADRDELLTALVADSFDDLSDALTETRATVAPDDLDGRFRATCTGYRTWAQRNPERFALIFGSPVPGYAAPPDGPTVAAAKRAMEHMVELVADTSRRGRPAGPLVPDPGEATMLAWATVHGFVTLEAYGHFHALDEAARDRLFAVQAAVAARTAGLAPPA